One window of Branchiostoma lanceolatum isolate klBraLanc5 chromosome 6, klBraLanc5.hap2, whole genome shotgun sequence genomic DNA carries:
- the LOC136437419 gene encoding soma ferritin-like, with protein sequence MSKLLICVLVLVTGVAPAPVRQNFHDESEAGINKQINMELYASYVYMSMASYFGRDDVSLDGFARFFRRMSEEERQQANVLVDYQNKRGGRAVYQDLQKPQQAQWNDGLDAMQAALELEKNQNQELLDLYKIADQHGDPQMQDFLNYHFLKEEVTRIKQLGDYVTKLKRVGSGLGEYIFDRDTLGGGK encoded by the exons ATGTCGAAACTCCTGATCTGTGTGCTCGTCTTGGTGACGGGAGTG GCCCCCGCCCCGGTGCGCCAGAACTTCCACGATGAAAGCGAGGCTGGAATCAACAAGCAGATCAACATGGAACTGTACGCCAGCTATGTCTACATGTCCATG GCGTCGTACTTCGGCCGTGATGACGTGTCCCTGGATGGATTCGCCAGGTTCTTCCGGCGCATGTCTGAGGAGGAGCGGCAACAAGCCAACGTGCTGGTGGACTACCAGAACAAGCGCGGCGGCCGCGCG GTTTACCAGGACCTGCAGAAGCCGCAGCAGGCCCAGTGGAACGACGGGCTGGACGCTATGCAAGCAGCTCTAGAACTGGAGAAGAACCAGAACCAGGAGCTGCTGGATCTGTACAAAATCGCAGATCAGCACGGGGATCCACAG ATGCAGGACTTCCTGAACTACCACTTCCTGAAGGAGGAGGTGACACGCATCAAGCAGCTGGGGGATTACGTCACCAAGCTGAAGCGTGTGGGATCCGGGTTGGGCGAGTACATCTTCGACAGGGATACCCTGGGTGGGGGGAAGTAG